One segment of Hemicordylus capensis ecotype Gifberg chromosome 8, rHemCap1.1.pri, whole genome shotgun sequence DNA contains the following:
- the FIGLA gene encoding factor in the germline alpha produces MTKERHGAEAQQWPLFPTPPPEVLGDVLGEQFGPLPFMAPITRMKRKPAGHYFPTENREQVLGRRRAANAKERERIRNLNSGFSKLKALVPLIPKDRKPSKVDMLKATAEYIRLLRLILEETGGLQKLEDPAGHPPPGPASVPETLERCPLRNTLPQSTDCYIKTETDVATVWTDEVAEGAPVYAWEETVLPAYMGIVEFHKNG; encoded by the exons ATGACTAAAGAACGCCATGGGGCAGAAGCCCAGCAGTGGCCCCTCTTCCCGACCCCTCCGCCCGAAGTCCTGGGAGATGTACTGGGTGAGCAATTTGGCCCCCTGCCCTTTATGGCGCCCATCACCCGCATGAAGAGGAAACCTGCTGGGCACTACTTCCCCACGGAGAACCGGGAGCAGGTGCTGGGGCGAAGACGGGCGGCCAacgccaaagagagagagagg ATAAGGAACTTGaacagtggcttttccaagctCAAGGCTCTCGTGCCACTGATTCCCAAAGACCGGAAGCCTAGCAAGGTCGATATGCTGAAAGCAACAGCTGAATACATTCGCCTGCTACGCTTGATTTTGGAAGAAACAGGAGGACTTCAG AAGCTGGAAGATCCAGCCGGCCATCCACCCCCTGGGCCTGCCTCAGTGCCAGAAACTCTAGAGAGGTGTCCGTTGAGAAATACCCTCCCACAGAGCACCGACTGCTATATTAAGACCGAGACTGATGTTGCAACCGTGTGGACAGATGAGGTGGCGGAGGGGGCCCCTGTGTACGCCTGGGAGGAGACCGTCCTACCCGCCTACATGGGGATTGTCGAATTTCACAAAAACGGATAA